One window from the genome of Eleginops maclovinus isolate JMC-PN-2008 ecotype Puerto Natales chromosome 15, JC_Emac_rtc_rv5, whole genome shotgun sequence encodes:
- the LOC134877145 gene encoding ALK and LTK ligand 2-like: MSGLRKHVTMALVLLMCALTRHSSESAPSATQESAAGGRDAQQDWRRMVQIVKHVEDNRGRQSTRTAAPLTARSPAVDLKDLRKLKTDRGDQASVVFPRDLRKKEKFLKHITGPLYFSPKCRKHVYRLYHHTRDCTIPAYFKRCARLLTRLAGSPQCTEG; the protein is encoded by the exons ATGAGCGGACTGCGTAAACACGTAACTATGGCACTGGTGCTACTGATGTGCGCACTGACCCGCCACAGCAGTGAGAGCGCGCCCTCAGCGACCCAGGAGTCGGCTGCAGGCGGCAGGGATGCACAGCAGGACTGGAGGCGGATGGTACAGATCGTGAAACACGTGGAGGACAACCGGGGTCGCCAAAGCACCAGAACGGCAGCCCCATTAACAGCGCGGAGCCCTGCGGTGGATCTAAAGGATTTACGCAAGCTGAAAACAGACAGAGGGGATCAGGCTAGCG TCGTATTCCCCAGAGATCTCAGGAAGAAGGAGAAATTCCTAAAACATATAACAG GTCCGCTATACTTCAGTCCAAAGTGCAGAAAGCATGTGTACAGACTCTACCACCACACCAGAGACTGCACAATACCTGCAT ACTTCAAAAGATGTGCGCGGCTTCTCACAAGACTAGCTGGCAGCCCGCAGTGCACAGAGGGGTAG